In Kineococcus sp. NBC_00420, a single genomic region encodes these proteins:
- a CDS encoding FitA-like ribbon-helix-helix domain-containing protein, translating into MPSVQIKDVPDETHTVLRRRAALAHQSLQEYLLTKLVEDASTPTLDEVFERAGGRAGGSLSFRDAVTAVHDDRDRR; encoded by the coding sequence ATGCCGAGCGTTCAGATCAAGGACGTCCCCGACGAGACGCACACCGTCCTGCGCCGCCGCGCCGCCCTGGCCCACCAGTCCTTGCAGGAGTACCTCCTCACCAAGCTCGTCGAGGACGCCAGCACCCCCACCCTCGACGAAGTGTTCGAGCGCGCCGGCGGACGAGCCGGCGGCAGTCTGTCCTTCCGCGACGCCGTGACAGCGGTGCACGACGACCGTGATCGTCGTTGA
- a CDS encoding diguanylate cyclase domain-containing protein has protein sequence MEKPAPLTPSAPGTGDRIDASVVTWWRAHPAAMHLAFAVAYAGAVVAGRATRLPGSTLSLVWPAAAVGFVWVACCWHQRRGRVLTVAAVAVLSGLLNAATGAGALLGAAFAVANGVQAATSCLVTYRWHRRGGSAPWRLRNPADLTALVLGSVAGSAAAACVGPLALHLSAGTPLLPAAGAWLVRNAASTFVFAAFALRLADRGRRWRTGWRSGTEIVAATVVVVAAYTVVFTQTEHLPLAFALLPFSMWIALRFHTTTTTGHVLLIGIWVVAATMAGRGPFAVDSPATRVLLAQAFVTVIGLAALVLALIRDERADLVAGLRRAQQEAAEQAALLREVFETTGDGLSVYDARGAALLRNRAAMSLFPDLPLDLAQERWTEFFSMRHPDGRPWPVPDLPVSRALRGETVENADVLVTTPAVPAGRLLNLSAHPLPPATGQRWAGGVVLAARDVSAERAAAARLAASERRFRAAFDTAPISMMIVGLTGRDAAQILQVNATLSEFTGFAAWELLQLDHHALTHPEDRGECVTAFAPFLDGRAHETRVEKRYRHADGSTRWGLLSATVLTDSGWNAATSGGPDDEPYLLCLIEDITVRRAAEDLLRHQALHDPLTGLPNRTLMHDRLTHALAATSRDRTRVGVLFCDLDGFKAVNDAAGHATGDDLLREVADRFSTCLRPGDTLARLGGDEFAVVCPGLTEEQDLSAIAERLLASLRAPVVLTRGTFTVGASIGMTSACVPAGVHAVTPIGGSQDTDGTDGVGALAEAVLAEADEAMYDAKRGGKNRAHRHGNRPLSHP, from the coding sequence GTGGAGAAGCCCGCGCCGCTGACCCCGAGCGCCCCCGGCACCGGGGACCGGATCGACGCCTCCGTCGTGACGTGGTGGCGGGCGCACCCCGCGGCGATGCACCTGGCGTTCGCGGTGGCCTACGCCGGGGCGGTCGTGGCGGGCCGGGCGACCCGGTTGCCGGGTTCGACCCTGTCGCTGGTCTGGCCGGCGGCCGCCGTCGGCTTCGTGTGGGTCGCCTGCTGCTGGCACCAGCGCCGTGGCCGGGTCCTGACCGTCGCGGCGGTGGCCGTCCTCTCGGGGCTGCTGAACGCCGCGACCGGCGCCGGAGCGCTGCTGGGGGCCGCGTTCGCGGTGGCCAACGGCGTGCAGGCCGCCACCTCGTGCCTCGTGACGTACCGCTGGCACCGTCGCGGCGGCAGCGCGCCGTGGCGGTTGCGGAACCCCGCGGACCTGACCGCCCTGGTCCTGGGGTCGGTGGCCGGGTCGGCGGCGGCCGCCTGCGTCGGACCGCTCGCCCTGCACCTCAGCGCCGGTACCCCGCTGCTCCCGGCGGCCGGGGCGTGGCTGGTGCGCAACGCCGCCAGCACCTTCGTCTTCGCCGCCTTCGCCCTGCGACTGGCGGACCGGGGCCGGCGCTGGCGGACCGGCTGGCGCAGCGGCACGGAGATCGTCGCCGCGACCGTGGTGGTGGTCGCCGCGTACACGGTGGTCTTCACCCAGACCGAGCACCTGCCGCTCGCCTTCGCGCTGCTGCCGTTCAGCATGTGGATCGCGCTGCGCTTCCACACCACGACCACCACCGGCCACGTCCTGCTCATCGGGATCTGGGTCGTGGCCGCGACCATGGCCGGGCGTGGGCCGTTCGCGGTGGACTCCCCCGCGACCCGGGTGCTGCTGGCCCAGGCCTTCGTCACCGTCATCGGGCTCGCCGCCCTGGTCCTGGCCCTGATCCGGGACGAGCGCGCCGACCTGGTCGCCGGCCTGCGCCGGGCCCAGCAGGAAGCCGCCGAGCAGGCCGCCCTGCTGCGGGAGGTCTTCGAGACCACCGGCGACGGGTTGAGCGTCTACGACGCCCGCGGTGCGGCCCTGCTGCGCAACCGCGCCGCGATGTCGCTCTTCCCCGACCTGCCCCTCGACCTCGCGCAGGAGCGGTGGACGGAGTTCTTCTCCATGCGCCACCCCGACGGCCGGCCCTGGCCGGTGCCGGACCTGCCCGTCTCGCGTGCCCTGCGCGGGGAGACGGTCGAGAACGCGGACGTGCTCGTCACGACGCCGGCCGTCCCCGCCGGCCGGCTGCTGAACCTCAGCGCCCACCCGCTGCCCCCGGCCACCGGGCAGCGCTGGGCCGGGGGCGTGGTCCTGGCCGCTCGCGACGTCAGCGCCGAGCGGGCCGCCGCGGCCCGCCTGGCCGCCTCCGAACGCCGGTTCCGCGCCGCGTTCGACACCGCACCGATCAGCATGATGATCGTCGGGCTGACCGGCCGGGACGCCGCGCAGATCCTGCAGGTCAACGCCACGTTGAGCGAGTTCACGGGCTTCGCCGCGTGGGAACTGCTGCAGCTCGACCACCACGCCCTGACCCACCCCGAGGACCGGGGCGAGTGCGTCACCGCGTTCGCCCCCTTCCTCGACGGCCGGGCCCACGAGACCCGGGTGGAGAAGCGCTACCGGCACGCCGACGGCAGTACCCGCTGGGGCCTGCTGTCGGCGACCGTCCTCACCGACTCCGGGTGGAACGCGGCCACCAGCGGTGGACCCGACGACGAGCCCTACCTGCTGTGCCTGATCGAGGACATCACCGTCCGCAGGGCCGCCGAGGACCTCCTGCGGCACCAGGCCCTGCACGACCCCCTGACCGGGCTGCCCAACCGGACCCTGATGCACGACCGGCTCACCCACGCCCTGGCCGCCACCAGCCGGGACCGCACCCGGGTGGGGGTCCTGTTCTGCGACCTGGACGGGTTCAAGGCCGTCAACGACGCCGCCGGGCACGCCACCGGGGACGACCTGCTGCGCGAGGTCGCCGACCGCTTCTCCACCTGCCTGCGCCCGGGAGACACCCTGGCCCGCCTCGGCGGGGACGAGTTCGCCGTCGTCTGCCCCGGGCTGACCGAGGAGCAGGACCTGTCGGCCATCGCCGAACGCCTGCTGGCGAGCCTGCGGGCGCCCGTCGTGCTGACGCGCGGCACCTTCACCGTCGGGGCCAGCATCGGGATGACGTCGGCCTGCGTCCCGGCCGGGGTGCACGCCGTGACCCCGATCGGCGGCAGCCAGGACACCGACGGGACCGACGGCGTGGGTGCGCTGGCCGAGGCGGTCCTCGCCGAGGCCGACGAGGCGATGTACGACGCCAAGCGCGGCGGCAAGAACCGCGCCCACCGGCACGGGAACCGTCCGCTCAGCCACCCCTGA
- a CDS encoding YchJ family protein, giving the protein MTTPEGPCPCGWGEPFAGCCGRYLGGRAAPTAEALMRSRYTAFAVGDREHLLRTWDPATRPDELDLDPGVEWRRLLVLATTGGSPFDDTGTVEFEAHYRQAGRRGVQHENSAFTRVAGVWLYVGPVGNLVA; this is encoded by the coding sequence GTGACCACTCCCGAGGGACCGTGCCCGTGCGGCTGGGGCGAGCCGTTCGCCGGGTGCTGCGGCCGGTACCTGGGGGGCCGGGCGGCGCCGACCGCGGAAGCGCTGATGCGCTCGCGCTACACGGCCTTCGCCGTGGGCGACCGCGAGCACCTGCTCCGCACCTGGGACCCCGCCACCCGACCCGACGAGCTCGACCTGGACCCCGGCGTCGAGTGGCGCCGCCTCCTCGTGCTCGCCACCACGGGCGGTAGCCCCTTCGACGACACCGGGACCGTCGAGTTCGAGGCGCACTACCGCCAGGCGGGCCGCCGCGGTGTCCAGCACGAGAACTCGGCCTTCACCCGCGTCGCCGGCGTCTGGCTCTACGTGGGGCCGGTGGGAAACCTGGTCGCGTGA
- a CDS encoding PadR family transcriptional regulator translates to MTGMHRMTDYLQVMASSEMREPTFLLLTALAGQPHHGYALIQEIEHLSGGRVRLKPGTLYGALDRLTSEGLITQSGEEVVEGRLRRYYTLTTTGAGTLERETQRLRANVEAATTRLRTRGATS, encoded by the coding sequence ATGACCGGTATGCACCGAATGACTGACTATCTTCAAGTCATGGCATCGAGCGAGATGCGCGAACCGACCTTCCTGCTGCTGACCGCCCTCGCCGGTCAACCGCACCACGGCTACGCGCTCATCCAGGAAATCGAACACCTCTCCGGCGGACGGGTCCGCCTCAAACCCGGCACCCTCTACGGCGCCCTGGACCGCCTCACCAGCGAAGGACTCATCACCCAAAGCGGCGAGGAAGTCGTCGAGGGCCGCCTACGCCGCTACTACACCCTCACCACCACCGGCGCAGGCACCCTGGAACGCGAAACCCAACGACTACGCGCCAACGTCGAAGCCGCCACCACCCGCCTGCGCACTCGAGGAGCAACCTCATGA
- a CDS encoding SRPBCC family protein, whose translation MSAHAVVRQVLPVPADVAFDVVHDYPNRLRWDTLLRAAYTVGGAAPDRGVDAVCQARWTLGGLTFRTRYVTFRRPDLAAVTLTSRSPFFAAWAASMRHRDLEGGRSEVVYTLTFTGAPAPLSRVVEAVAVRAFRWETGRRLRALAAHLERSAPAAPTGHG comes from the coding sequence GTGAGCGCCCACGCCGTGGTCCGGCAGGTCCTGCCCGTCCCCGCCGACGTGGCCTTCGACGTCGTGCACGACTACCCGAACCGGCTGCGCTGGGACACCCTGCTGCGCGCGGCGTACACGGTCGGCGGTGCCGCTCCCGACCGCGGCGTCGACGCCGTCTGCCAGGCCCGCTGGACCCTCGGTGGGCTGACCTTCCGCACGCGCTACGTGACCTTCCGCCGCCCCGACCTGGCGGCGGTCACCCTGACCTCGCGGTCGCCGTTCTTCGCCGCGTGGGCCGCCTCGATGCGCCACCGCGACCTCGAGGGCGGGCGCAGCGAGGTCGTCTACACGCTGACGTTCACCGGTGCCCCCGCCCCGCTGTCCCGCGTCGTCGAGGCCGTCGCCGTGCGGGCGTTCCGGTGGGAGACCGGGCGGCGGCTGCGCGCCCTGGCCGCGCACCTCGAACGGTCCGCGCCGGCCGCGCCGACCGGTCACGGGTGA
- a CDS encoding helix-turn-helix domain-containing protein → MAVVVDLDVMLARRKMSVGEFSRRIGLTPANVAVLKNGRAKAVRFSTLDAMCRVLECQPGDVLRWVPDAVDEVAEAIPVG, encoded by the coding sequence ATGGCGGTGGTCGTCGACCTCGACGTGATGCTGGCGCGGCGGAAGATGTCGGTGGGTGAGTTCTCCCGCCGGATCGGTTTGACGCCGGCGAACGTGGCGGTGCTGAAGAACGGGCGGGCCAAGGCGGTGCGGTTCTCGACCCTGGATGCGATGTGCCGGGTGCTGGAGTGCCAGCCGGGTGACGTCTTGCGCTGGGTCCCGGACGCTGTCGACGAGGTCGCAGAGGCGATACCGGTCGGCTGA
- a CDS encoding nuclear transport factor 2 family protein, protein MTILTDETLSAAESRLQDALRAGDVTALDALLHSDVVFVGPDGAEVGKEADLEAHRSGALRLREVIEIDRSVTDLGDVGLTRVRLHLRGEAWGSRLDAVMAYTRTWVREEGAWRVLQAQGVVVQ, encoded by the coding sequence GTGACCATATTGACCGACGAGACGTTGAGCGCTGCGGAGAGCAGGCTTCAGGACGCCCTGCGGGCGGGTGATGTGACGGCCTTGGACGCGCTCCTGCACTCCGACGTCGTCTTCGTGGGGCCAGATGGCGCTGAGGTGGGCAAAGAAGCCGACTTGGAGGCTCATCGTTCTGGCGCGCTCCGCCTGCGTGAGGTCATCGAGATCGACCGGTCGGTCACGGACCTGGGTGATGTCGGGCTCACCCGCGTTCGGCTCCACCTGAGGGGTGAAGCCTGGGGTTCGAGGCTGGATGCGGTCATGGCGTACACGCGGACGTGGGTGCGGGAGGAAGGGGCTTGGCGAGTCCTGCAGGCTCAGGGTGTCGTGGTCCAGTGA
- a CDS encoding GNAT family N-acetyltransferase: MAGTVSLRLDQPEDAPHRADLTELLVHRDFRGRGLASRLMAAVEGGAVRAGRTLLVLDTETGARRRACTSAGGGGGPGPSRATR; encoded by the coding sequence GTGGCGGGAACGGTCAGCCTGCGCCTGGACCAGCCCGAGGACGCCCCGCACCGCGCCGACCTGACCGAGCTGCTCGTCCACCGCGACTTCCGCGGGCGTGGACTCGCCTCCCGGCTCATGGCCGCGGTCGAGGGAGGGGCGGTGCGGGCGGGTCGGACCCTGCTCGTGCTGGACACCGAGACGGGCGCCCGACGGAGGGCCTGTACGAGCGCTGGGGGTGGCGGCGGGCCGGGACCATCGAGGGCCACGCGGTGA
- a CDS encoding LacI family DNA-binding transcriptional regulator, with amino-acid sequence MSDPGGRPTIRSVAARAGVSKSLVSLVLQESPKVSPERRAAVLSAMDELGYRLDPTARSLAQGRTRAVGLVLDDLRNPWFVDVLDGLRPVLRAAGLRPVLAEVRSEPEAPQTFADLRVDGLVVIGTLPDLTLVEEVAVHLPVVLAGTRTPPGTDLDVVAGDDPAGVGLVVEHLLALGHRRIAHVGGSGPVGRLRREAFEAAVRAGGGTPLVAVAEMTEDAGHRAGLALLGDARRAAERPTAVLAANDACAVGVLAAAADLGLDVPADVSVAGYDDTSLARLRAVSLTSVDNAAREVGRIAGERLLARLEDPELPVGLRLVAPRLVVRSTTAPPPGRMTG; translated from the coding sequence GTGAGCGATCCGGGGGGACGACCCACGATCCGCAGCGTCGCCGCGCGCGCCGGGGTCTCCAAGTCGCTGGTCTCGCTCGTGCTGCAGGAGAGCCCCAAGGTCTCGCCCGAGCGCCGCGCCGCCGTGCTCAGCGCGATGGACGAGCTCGGCTACCGCCTCGACCCGACCGCCCGCAGCCTCGCGCAGGGCCGCACCCGGGCCGTCGGGCTCGTCCTCGACGACCTGCGCAACCCGTGGTTCGTGGACGTCCTCGACGGCCTGCGGCCCGTGCTGCGCGCGGCCGGGCTGCGGCCGGTGCTGGCCGAGGTCCGCAGCGAACCCGAGGCCCCGCAGACCTTCGCCGACCTGCGCGTCGACGGGCTCGTCGTCATCGGCACCCTGCCCGACCTCACCCTCGTCGAGGAGGTCGCGGTGCACCTGCCGGTCGTGCTGGCCGGCACCCGCACCCCGCCCGGGACCGACCTCGACGTCGTCGCCGGGGACGACCCGGCCGGGGTGGGGCTCGTCGTCGAGCACCTGCTCGCCCTCGGCCACCGCCGCATCGCCCACGTCGGCGGGTCCGGGCCCGTCGGCCGGCTGCGCCGCGAGGCCTTCGAGGCGGCCGTCCGGGCCGGCGGCGGGACACCCCTGGTGGCCGTCGCCGAGATGACCGAGGACGCCGGTCACCGCGCGGGTCTGGCCCTGCTCGGCGACGCCCGACGTGCCGCCGAGCGGCCGACCGCCGTGCTCGCCGCGAACGACGCCTGCGCCGTCGGGGTCCTCGCCGCCGCGGCCGACCTCGGCCTCGACGTCCCCGCCGACGTCTCCGTCGCCGGTTACGACGACACCTCGCTGGCCCGGCTGCGGGCGGTGTCGTTGACCAGCGTCGACAACGCCGCCCGCGAGGTCGGCCGGATCGCGGGGGAGCGCCTGCTGGCCCGCCTCGAGGACCCCGAGCTGCCCGTCGGCCTGCGGCTGGTGGCCCCGCGTCTCGTCGTGCGCTCCACCACGGCCCCGCCGCCGGGCAGGATGACGGGGTGA
- a CDS encoding type II toxin-antitoxin system VapC family toxin — translation MIVVDASVLAPALADDGPDGDRARDRLRSEVLTAPEVIDLEVASVLRRAAAGGRLPDRRADLALNDLVDLPLRRAGHRPLLRRCWELRHTVTSYDAAYVALAEALDVVLVTADARLSRAPGITCEVEVLR, via the coding sequence GTGATCGTCGTTGACGCCAGCGTCCTCGCTCCCGCCCTGGCCGACGACGGACCTGACGGAGACCGGGCCCGGGACCGTCTACGAAGCGAGGTGCTCACCGCCCCCGAAGTGATCGACCTGGAGGTGGCTTCCGTCCTGCGCCGCGCCGCTGCGGGTGGACGCCTCCCCGATCGCCGCGCCGACCTAGCGTTGAACGACCTCGTCGACCTGCCCCTGCGCCGCGCCGGTCACCGGCCGCTGCTGCGTCGTTGCTGGGAACTGAGGCACACCGTCACCAGCTACGACGCCGCCTACGTCGCTTTGGCCGAGGCCCTGGACGTCGTCCTCGTCACCGCCGACGCCCGCCTGTCCCGTGCACCGGGCATCACCTGCGAGGTGGAGGTCCTGCGCTGA
- a CDS encoding baeRF2 domain-containing protein — protein sequence MKLDWLKDLALDPGPHVSVYVDATRDRATGAHDIDLRWQDARSALAGQGAPETALSALDAVATEPTGVGGHVGRAMLATKEGLQLDVVLPAPPLREEVSTGPVAHLMPLVRSRADDVCYVLVELDRAGADVTLTRTGAVQGAEVHTVEGGHDLLHKGSGDNRAEHRYQRSVQDSWDHNAAAVAADLTDLVRREHPEVVLLTGDAKAAAALREKAPAPLRALLRDVKGGSRAAGTHEKAFTAAVAEVLDVVRSARRQTVVDDFVQERGRAGRAVEGMAAVVSALRQGQVATMLLLDDPSSTELLWAGRGPLEISTTTMDLHAMGIEDAVQVRADAALVRALAASDAEIHLVPLPEEDGEAPLVTMADGIGALLRY from the coding sequence GTGAAGCTGGACTGGCTCAAGGATCTGGCGCTGGACCCCGGTCCGCACGTGTCCGTCTACGTCGACGCGACCCGCGACCGGGCGACCGGCGCCCACGACATCGACCTGCGCTGGCAGGACGCCCGGTCGGCCCTGGCCGGCCAGGGCGCCCCCGAGACCGCGCTGAGCGCGCTCGACGCCGTCGCCACCGAACCGACCGGGGTCGGCGGCCACGTCGGACGCGCGATGCTCGCCACGAAGGAGGGGCTGCAGCTCGACGTCGTGCTGCCCGCCCCGCCGCTGCGCGAGGAGGTCAGCACCGGTCCCGTCGCGCACCTCATGCCGCTCGTGCGGTCGAGGGCCGACGACGTCTGCTACGTGCTCGTCGAGCTCGACCGGGCCGGCGCCGACGTCACCCTCACCCGCACCGGTGCGGTCCAGGGGGCCGAGGTCCACACCGTCGAAGGGGGACACGACCTGCTGCACAAGGGATCCGGGGACAACCGCGCCGAGCACCGCTACCAGCGGTCCGTGCAGGACTCCTGGGACCACAACGCCGCCGCCGTCGCCGCCGACCTCACCGACCTCGTCCGCCGCGAGCACCCCGAGGTCGTGCTGCTCACCGGTGACGCGAAGGCCGCCGCCGCGCTGCGCGAGAAGGCCCCCGCCCCGCTGCGGGCCCTGCTCCGCGACGTCAAGGGCGGCTCGCGGGCGGCCGGCACCCACGAGAAGGCGTTCACGGCCGCCGTCGCCGAGGTCCTCGACGTCGTCCGCTCGGCGCGGCGCCAGACCGTCGTCGACGACTTCGTCCAGGAACGCGGCCGGGCGGGCCGGGCCGTCGAGGGGATGGCCGCGGTCGTCTCCGCCCTGCGCCAGGGGCAGGTGGCGACGATGCTGCTGCTCGACGACCCGAGCTCGACGGAACTCCTCTGGGCCGGCCGGGGACCGCTGGAGATCAGCACCACGACGATGGACCTGCACGCCATGGGTATCGAAGACGCCGTGCAGGTGCGCGCCGACGCGGCCCTCGTCCGCGCCCTGGCCGCCTCCGACGCCGAGATCCACCTCGTCCCGCTCCCGGAGGAGGACGGTGAGGCGCCCCTGGTCACGATGGCCGACGGCATCGGCGCCCTCCTGCGCTACTAG
- a CDS encoding Gfo/Idh/MocA family protein, whose amino-acid sequence MSDLHLGLAGVGRIGVMHARNVVTTPGVGRLTVADVDAVRARSVADELGVEAAVDVDALLASGIDGLIVATGTAQHPELIRAGVEAGIPVFSEKPVAPDVALSLPVLDFIAAHDGVVRIGHQRRYDAGYLEAKRAHSTGELGWLHAIRAVTCDATPPPVSFLATSGGLFRDCSVHDFDVIRWITGREVVEVYARGSNNGDPEIGAVGDVDTALAVCTLDDGTLAVVTASRYNGAGHDVRLELQGSAGSLLVGLDERSALRSAEPGVEFPTGTPHTTFAERFADAYRAEIAAFADLVRGIDGELCRPEDAVAASRVADAAQESLASGTPVRV is encoded by the coding sequence TTGTCCGACCTGCACCTCGGCCTCGCCGGCGTGGGCCGCATCGGCGTCATGCACGCGCGCAACGTCGTCACGACCCCCGGCGTGGGCCGGCTCACCGTCGCCGACGTCGACGCCGTCCGCGCGCGGTCCGTGGCCGACGAACTCGGGGTCGAGGCCGCCGTCGACGTCGACGCCCTACTGGCCTCCGGGATCGACGGTCTGATCGTCGCGACCGGCACCGCGCAGCACCCCGAACTCATCCGGGCCGGGGTCGAGGCCGGCATCCCGGTGTTCTCCGAGAAACCCGTCGCGCCGGACGTCGCGCTGTCGCTGCCCGTCCTGGACTTCATCGCCGCCCACGACGGTGTCGTCCGCATCGGTCACCAGCGCCGCTACGACGCCGGCTACCTCGAGGCCAAACGCGCGCACTCGACCGGCGAGCTCGGCTGGCTGCACGCGATCCGGGCCGTGACCTGCGACGCCACCCCGCCGCCGGTGTCGTTCCTCGCGACCTCGGGCGGGTTGTTCCGCGACTGCTCCGTCCACGACTTCGACGTCATCCGCTGGATCACCGGCCGGGAGGTCGTCGAGGTCTACGCCCGGGGCAGCAACAACGGCGACCCCGAGATCGGGGCCGTGGGCGACGTCGACACCGCCCTCGCCGTCTGCACCCTCGACGACGGGACCCTCGCCGTCGTCACGGCCTCCCGCTACAACGGGGCGGGCCACGACGTCCGGCTGGAACTGCAGGGCTCCGCCGGGTCGCTGCTCGTCGGCCTCGACGAACGGAGCGCGCTGCGCTCGGCCGAACCCGGCGTCGAGTTCCCCACCGGAACCCCGCACACGACGTTCGCCGAACGCTTCGCCGACGCCTACCGCGCCGAGATCGCCGCCTTCGCGGACCTCGTCCGCGGGATCGACGGGGAACTGTGCCGGCCCGAGGACGCCGTCGCCGCGTCCCGGGTCGCCGACGCCGCGCAGGAGTCGCTCGCGAGCGGGACGCCGGTCCGGGTCTGA
- a CDS encoding TSUP family transporter, producing the protein MTVRDSGRCAVWDDPAVLMGEAVWLIVAVVVCVGVASAAQVLSGMGFALLAGPLLALALGTSDGVRLSVALSIVLNVVVLAGSWRLVRGGDALRLLVPAALLVLPAHLLSARLGGMWTSVAAGVAVLVGVGLIASGRRAGWVDGPAGAVAAGAGSGVLNVLGGVSGPPVALFVAHRGWEPKVSTATLQAYALPLNVVTLAVLGLPAVQLGSLLGAGVGLVVGAACAWRFVARISAATVRSLVLVLAAVGGVLLITRALT; encoded by the coding sequence ATGACCGTGCGGGACAGCGGCCGCTGCGCGGTCTGGGACGATCCCGCGGTGCTGATGGGCGAGGCCGTGTGGTTGATCGTGGCGGTAGTGGTCTGCGTCGGCGTGGCCTCAGCGGCGCAGGTCCTCAGCGGTATGGGGTTCGCGCTGCTCGCCGGACCTTTGCTGGCACTGGCCCTGGGTACCTCTGACGGGGTGCGCTTGAGCGTGGCCCTGTCGATCGTCCTCAACGTCGTCGTCTTGGCCGGCTCGTGGCGCCTGGTGCGCGGCGGTGATGCGCTGCGCCTGCTGGTACCCGCGGCGCTGCTGGTCCTGCCCGCGCACCTGCTCAGCGCGCGACTGGGCGGGATGTGGACGTCCGTGGCGGCTGGGGTCGCGGTTCTGGTGGGGGTGGGGTTGATCGCTTCGGGGCGACGGGCGGGGTGGGTGGACGGGCCGGCTGGTGCGGTGGCTGCGGGGGCGGGCAGCGGGGTGCTCAACGTCCTCGGTGGGGTCAGCGGGCCGCCGGTGGCCCTGTTCGTGGCCCATCGTGGTTGGGAGCCGAAGGTCAGCACCGCGACCCTGCAGGCGTACGCCTTGCCTCTGAACGTGGTGACCCTCGCCGTCCTCGGCTTGCCCGCGGTCCAGCTGGGCAGCCTGCTGGGAGCCGGGGTCGGTCTGGTGGTGGGGGCCGCGTGTGCGTGGCGCTTCGTGGCGCGGATCAGTGCTGCCACGGTGCGCAGTCTCGTTCTCGTCCTCGCCGCGGTCGGTGGGGTGCTGCTCATCACCCGCGCCCTCACCTGA
- a CDS encoding DUF2975 domain-containing protein, translated as MNGRVINALRLCLVVLGLGALFGQVVYVPVAASQSAQEHPELAYLAVPYAIAMIVVLVCVQAALIAVGKLLAMVEHGWIFNPEALRWVDVIIVSAAAATVITVATVTHLISWVGVGGPFAVLVQAASLVGGVSFVLLMIVMRGLLASATVLQSEMAEVV; from the coding sequence GTGAACGGCCGCGTCATCAACGCCCTGCGTCTCTGTCTCGTCGTCCTGGGTCTGGGTGCCCTCTTCGGTCAGGTCGTCTACGTCCCCGTCGCCGCCTCGCAGTCAGCGCAGGAGCACCCCGAGCTGGCCTACCTGGCGGTGCCCTACGCGATCGCGATGATCGTGGTCCTGGTCTGCGTGCAGGCTGCACTGATCGCGGTGGGGAAGCTGCTCGCGATGGTCGAGCACGGATGGATCTTCAACCCGGAAGCCCTGCGGTGGGTGGACGTCATCATCGTCTCGGCGGCAGCAGCGACCGTCATCACGGTGGCGACCGTGACTCACCTGATCAGCTGGGTCGGGGTCGGCGGTCCGTTCGCGGTGCTGGTCCAGGCCGCGTCGTTGGTCGGTGGAGTGAGTTTCGTCCTGCTGATGATCGTCATGCGCGGTCTGCTGGCTTCGGCGACGGTGCTGCAGAGCGAGATGGCCGAGGTCGTCTGA